One Myxococcota bacterium DNA segment encodes these proteins:
- a CDS encoding AI-2E family transporter, with the protein MANSRVTLAVFLIILLFTLSLVVQLFWIFVTPIVLGLVLVSIFNPLYAKILRRCRYNKHIAATLTLLVIILCVSLPFSFFISQLSQQAFAFYQSKNVKNLFGEPFSVFSSQHPMVLQIHNLAAGFGIQVSADKIVESVSQLIGSFSLMLYDRLSELASNALLIAFNFVVTMMIVFTFLVSGSDLKKYIMDISPLPQDEQEYLVRQFSEISKAVFVSNGLVCLIEGVLGGLGMYAFDLGPGFFWGLVIALSALIPVVGAWVIIIPATMVLMSQDRGGAAMTYFIYNGLYLGLCELVLKPRLIGGKSRVHIVLVLLSILGGVHLFGILGIFYGPLVVTMFLTLIEIYKAHYRQHLAP; encoded by the coding sequence ATGGCCAATTCTCGGGTTACGCTTGCTGTCTTTTTAATCATTTTATTATTTACTTTATCTCTGGTTGTTCAATTATTTTGGATTTTTGTTACCCCCATTGTGCTTGGGTTGGTGCTGGTCTCCATTTTTAACCCGCTTTACGCCAAAATCCTGAGACGCTGCCGATACAATAAGCATATTGCTGCCACGCTGACGCTGTTGGTGATTATTCTTTGTGTGAGTCTGCCGTTTAGTTTTTTTATTAGCCAATTATCGCAGCAGGCTTTTGCTTTTTACCAAAGTAAAAATGTTAAAAACCTTTTTGGTGAGCCGTTTTCAGTTTTCTCCAGCCAGCACCCGATGGTTTTGCAGATACATAACTTAGCGGCCGGATTTGGTATTCAGGTGTCGGCCGATAAAATCGTTGAAAGCGTGAGTCAGCTGATTGGCTCTTTTAGCTTGATGCTCTATGACCGCCTAAGCGAGCTGGCCAGCAATGCGCTTTTAATAGCATTTAACTTTGTTGTGACCATGATGATTGTGTTCACTTTCCTGGTCTCGGGGAGCGATCTCAAAAAATACATCATGGATATTTCTCCTCTGCCTCAAGACGAACAAGAATACTTGGTCAGACAATTCAGCGAAATCAGCAAAGCCGTGTTTGTCAGCAATGGCTTGGTTTGCTTGATCGAAGGCGTGTTGGGCGGTCTTGGAATGTACGCGTTTGATTTAGGGCCAGGTTTTTTCTGGGGTCTGGTAATTGCCTTATCTGCTTTGATACCCGTGGTGGGCGCTTGGGTGATTATTATCCCGGCGACCATGGTTTTGATGAGTCAGGACCGCGGTGGGGCGGCCATGACCTATTTCATCTATAATGGATTGTATCTGGGTTTGTGCGAACTGGTACTCAAGCCTCGTTTAATTGGCGGTAAAAGTCGGGTGCATATTGTGTTGGTGCTTCTGTCCATTTTGGGCGGGGTGCACCTGTTTGGTATTCTAGGCATTTTTTATGGTCCGCTCGTGGTGACGATGTTTTTGACTTTGATTGAAATCTACAAAGCGCACTACAGGCAACATTTAGCCCCTTGA
- a CDS encoding DUF2608 domain-containing protein yields MNTRFQAPIFALLVSVLFAVSCATVPKQELAGRAHPSLEIYQISSMADVEKWIVPDTLILLDLDNTLFEAKKGNMKAHANWFHDLLKKYPTERQKILQHHRAAIKTAEYQPVESITPELIKDWQNRGIAVMALTSRNMVLVEATLRQVKSVGVDFSLTSPRRKEKSRYFQQGILFANNQFPKGEALTAYLKETGFVPKRIILVDDLLPNLESVCKSTGAIGLFYPLVDDKRPTEWDEKEVERSWLEQ; encoded by the coding sequence ATGAACACTAGATTTCAGGCGCCGATATTCGCTCTTCTTGTATCTGTTCTATTTGCGGTCTCTTGCGCAACCGTTCCCAAACAGGAACTGGCGGGCAGGGCTCACCCCAGCCTCGAGATTTATCAAATTTCCAGTATGGCTGATGTCGAAAAGTGGATTGTGCCCGATACCTTGATCCTGCTTGACTTGGATAATACTTTGTTTGAAGCCAAGAAGGGGAACATGAAAGCCCATGCGAACTGGTTTCACGATTTGTTGAAAAAATACCCGACAGAACGTCAAAAAATTCTACAACATCACCGCGCGGCGATAAAAACTGCTGAGTATCAGCCTGTTGAAAGCATTACACCTGAGCTCATCAAAGATTGGCAAAATCGCGGTATTGCGGTGATGGCGCTGACTTCCCGGAATATGGTTTTGGTTGAGGCGACCCTTCGCCAAGTTAAATCGGTTGGCGTTGATTTTTCGCTAACTAGCCCGCGCCGCAAGGAAAAATCCAGGTACTTCCAGCAAGGTATTTTGTTTGCGAATAATCAATTCCCTAAAGGCGAAGCGTTAACTGCTTATTTGAAAGAAACAGGCTTTGTCCCGAAGCGAATTATTTTGGTGGACGATTTGCTGCCAAATCTTGAAAGCGTTTGCAAGTCTACTGGCGCCATCGGTTTATTCTATCCATTAGTGGATGACAAACGACCTACCGAATGGGACGAAAAAGAAGTAGAACGCAGTTGGTTAGAACAGTAA
- the hisC gene encoding histidinol-phosphate transaminase, protein MRPLAPEYIRQLDPYIPGQSIPDLIKLASNENPFGPSPKVLEAIRATMSDVHLYPVAHRKALKEKICDLNAGFSLRIDQIVLGNGSTELITLLVRSLVGPEEIVMTGWPSFLMYRLATRAHNRVELAVPLTPELEYDLDAMAEALHGPDKDRIKIIFLANPNNPTGRYISAEKLDRFLVQVPPQVVVVLDEAYIEYANAPDYPNGLRIVATRPRTVVLRTFSKAYGLAGLRIAYAACDPAIAELLQRVRDPFNVNSLAQAAALAALNDQEYLERSIRSNASQMALFFRKFDELGIKATPSAGNFVLAHFGNAAAVHESLIDNGIIVRPVANYGLTGSLRITVGRPLENEALFTALKSLGS, encoded by the coding sequence ATGAGACCTTTGGCGCCCGAGTATATTAGGCAATTAGATCCATATATTCCAGGCCAATCAATTCCTGATTTAATTAAACTTGCTTCGAATGAAAACCCATTTGGTCCATCGCCGAAAGTTTTGGAAGCTATTCGGGCGACTATGTCGGATGTTCATTTGTATCCGGTGGCACATCGTAAAGCGCTGAAGGAAAAGATTTGTGATCTGAATGCCGGCTTTAGTTTGCGAATCGATCAAATTGTTTTGGGAAACGGCTCAACGGAGTTAATCACCCTCTTGGTACGATCGTTGGTTGGTCCGGAAGAGATTGTGATGACGGGCTGGCCTAGCTTTCTGATGTACCGACTGGCGACTCGGGCGCATAATCGAGTGGAGCTTGCGGTGCCGCTGACGCCTGAGCTTGAATATGATTTAGATGCGATGGCTGAAGCTTTGCACGGCCCTGATAAAGATCGAATTAAGATCATATTTTTGGCTAATCCGAATAATCCCACCGGTAGATATATCAGCGCTGAGAAGTTGGATCGCTTTTTGGTCCAGGTGCCGCCGCAGGTGGTGGTGGTGTTGGACGAAGCTTACATTGAATATGCCAACGCACCTGATTATCCAAATGGCTTGAGAATTGTAGCCACTCGACCCCGGACGGTTGTATTACGAACTTTTTCTAAAGCTTATGGGCTGGCCGGCCTTCGCATTGCTTATGCCGCTTGCGATCCGGCCATTGCAGAACTGCTGCAGCGGGTGCGAGATCCTTTCAATGTGAATAGTTTAGCGCAGGCAGCTGCGCTCGCTGCTTTAAACGATCAGGAGTATTTGGAGCGGTCGATTCGCTCGAATGCTAGCCAAATGGCACTTTTTTTTCGAAAATTTGATGAATTGGGAATAAAAGCGACTCCAAGCGCGGGAAACTTTGTTTTGGCGCACTTTGGCAACGCTGCTGCGGTGCATGAAAGTTTAATCGACAACGGAATCATTGTCAGACCAGTGGCCAATTATGGGCTCACTGGCTCACTTAGAATCACGGTTGGGCGTCCTTTGGAAAATGAAGCTCTATTTACAGCGCTGAAATCGCTTGGTAGTTAG
- the folD gene encoding bifunctional methylenetetrahydrofolate dehydrogenase/methenyltetrahydrofolate cyclohydrolase FolD, with product MHSAKIINGKLLADEILASLKQKIAEATHKGTRPPGLCTVLVGEDPASQIYVHNKNKQAASIGIKSFHKNLSQNTSQSDLVALIHELNENPEIDGILVQLPLPAQIDPQAILEAISPNKDVDGFHPENVGLLSIGKPRFIPCTPKGCLLLAQSTGISLLGAHAVILGRSNIVGKPMTQLLLNSEATVTVCHKNTQDLKTFTRQADLLITATGSPHLIKADFVKPGAVVLDIGITRLPNGKIVGDADTEALLPIVKAITPVPGGVGPMTLAMLMENTHQAYQMST from the coding sequence ATGCACAGCGCGAAAATCATCAACGGTAAGCTACTGGCGGACGAAATCTTGGCGTCCCTAAAGCAAAAAATTGCTGAAGCAACCCACAAAGGCACTCGGCCACCAGGCTTATGCACTGTCTTGGTTGGCGAAGACCCCGCGTCTCAAATCTACGTTCACAACAAAAACAAGCAGGCTGCCAGCATTGGCATCAAAAGCTTTCACAAAAACCTGTCCCAAAACACCAGCCAGTCCGATTTAGTCGCCTTAATTCATGAACTTAACGAAAATCCCGAAATCGACGGCATTTTGGTCCAACTCCCTCTACCGGCCCAAATCGACCCGCAAGCTATTTTGGAAGCCATTAGCCCGAACAAAGATGTCGATGGTTTTCATCCCGAAAACGTAGGCCTTTTATCCATCGGTAAACCCCGCTTCATCCCCTGCACCCCCAAAGGCTGCCTGTTGCTTGCCCAAAGTACGGGTATAAGCCTACTAGGTGCCCATGCTGTGATCCTGGGACGCAGTAACATCGTTGGCAAACCCATGACCCAACTGCTGCTCAACTCAGAAGCAACCGTCACCGTTTGTCATAAAAACACCCAAGATCTAAAAACCTTCACCCGACAAGCCGACCTATTAATCACCGCAACTGGCTCCCCGCATCTAATAAAAGCCGATTTCGTTAAACCAGGCGCCGTGGTCCTAGATATAGGCATCACCAGACTCCCAAACGGCAAAATCGTAGGCGATGCAGACACGGAAGCGCTCCTGCCCATCGTCAAAGCCATCACCCCCGTCCCCGGCGGCGTAGGTCCCATGACCTTAGCGATGCTCATGGAAAACACCCACCAAGCCTACCAAATGTCAACATAA
- a CDS encoding thaumatin family protein, with translation MFARHGCDANGQNCASADCAVNVLASSNQALPYCPNALCPSGCTGDECPKNCTLDNPCGPSHKVAPGSTYEKECPNDGTCAPQTGLCNLGEGGQPPATLAEFTLTGTDFYDVSVINGINMGISMAPDLSFAATDQSNPYTCGTPGAKTQASGQSYLKPCPWTVNLTIDKLGDQTNLLRQVLPVLVNPLDTEYPACPCTTPGQVCGLAINVKNTTQAKFVQTCGTDLKAYWTADQICGTIAPGGTTLTNLYPLPCTTDGSTNQNAMQTHMINLLGCIGADGFSCYQTGAQCGASAQSITNLPGTSIGCGCPTAQGNPYLGTVWPQPGPAVTNNCTNSNPDWVEYIQPWIAPLKTTCPTAYTFPYDDVTSTFTCQASAATKTAGSAPGYYVNFFDTTYVMP, from the coding sequence ATGTTCGCACGACACGGATGTGACGCAAATGGACAAAACTGCGCTTCAGCGGACTGTGCAGTCAATGTTTTAGCCAGCAGCAACCAGGCTTTGCCATACTGCCCCAACGCTCTATGCCCGTCAGGCTGCACCGGGGACGAATGTCCTAAAAACTGCACTCTCGACAATCCATGCGGGCCAAGCCATAAAGTCGCACCTGGCAGCACTTACGAAAAGGAATGTCCCAATGACGGCACCTGTGCGCCACAAACCGGTCTATGCAATCTGGGCGAAGGCGGACAGCCTCCTGCAACCTTGGCCGAGTTCACTTTAACAGGCACAGATTTTTATGACGTCAGCGTTATTAACGGTATCAACATGGGCATTTCAATGGCCCCCGATTTGAGCTTTGCAGCCACCGATCAAAGTAATCCGTATACCTGTGGTACCCCAGGTGCTAAAACCCAAGCGAGCGGGCAAAGCTATCTAAAGCCCTGTCCCTGGACAGTTAACTTAACAATCGACAAGTTAGGAGATCAAACTAATTTGCTGAGGCAAGTGTTACCTGTCTTAGTCAATCCTTTAGACACAGAATACCCCGCCTGCCCTTGTACAACTCCTGGCCAGGTCTGTGGATTAGCAATCAACGTCAAAAACACCACGCAAGCAAAATTTGTTCAGACTTGTGGCACAGATTTAAAAGCATATTGGACGGCTGATCAAATATGCGGAACTATAGCTCCCGGTGGTACAACCCTAACTAATCTGTATCCGCTTCCTTGCACCACCGACGGATCAACAAACCAAAATGCGATGCAAACACACATGATAAACCTGTTGGGTTGTATTGGTGCAGACGGATTTTCTTGCTATCAAACGGGTGCTCAATGCGGCGCAAGCGCGCAAAGTATAACTAACCTCCCCGGGACTTCAATCGGATGCGGCTGTCCTACTGCCCAGGGAAACCCCTACCTAGGCACAGTTTGGCCGCAACCAGGGCCTGCTGTCACCAACAACTGCACCAACTCGAATCCTGATTGGGTAGAATACATTCAACCTTGGATCGCGCCTTTGAAAACCACGTGCCCAACAGCATACACCTTCCCATATGATGACGTGACCTCAACCTTCACCTGCCAGGCAAGCGCAGCGACCAAAACTGCAGGCTCTGCACCAGGTTATTACGTTAATTTCTTCGACACGACCTACGTCATGCCCTAA
- a CDS encoding FeoA family protein, which yields MILNSPILLHKLQVGQSGLLKCQVKSQPSLEQQRLEELGFVDGAQVKLLRKGPMGSPLLFEISGTKIGIRREEAAWFEVI from the coding sequence ATGATTCTCAATAGCCCGATACTCCTGCATAAGCTTCAAGTTGGCCAAAGTGGCCTTTTGAAATGTCAGGTGAAAAGCCAGCCATCTCTGGAGCAACAGCGCCTCGAAGAGCTCGGGTTTGTGGATGGTGCGCAGGTGAAATTACTGCGCAAAGGCCCTATGGGGAGCCCGCTATTATTCGAAATTAGTGGCACAAAAATTGGTATTCGCAGGGAAGAAGCTGCGTGGTTTGAGGTTATATAA
- the feoB gene encoding ferrous iron transport protein B → MRRVLLIGNPNAGKSSLFEALTGQCSKVANHAGVTVEEQEADCYLPSGHHIQLVDLPGLYSLKAFSDEERIALRVLQDVDSQADLILFVMDATQLRRNLFLLTELIDANQGPILVALTQMDEARRLGIDIQIELLSRRLGVPMIPVSSRTGEGISALQSAIVSPIEPLLASVASPESPKIRYAEIDALLAGIESKKVGPKWEADDLLLHPFWGLLVLAGIFGALFLTLFALGKPMADFLQSTFDVFGSELLSSLTGYPLLASLLVDGVIAGVGTLVAFVPLIALLFFLLGILEESGYLARATFLLDRPMSRAGLSGRAFVPMLSGFACAIPAIMSTRVIRSKKSRFIAMFVIPFLSCSARLPLYALLIAAFFPAWQGALVMLGLYALGVVAALLSGYFLKRFWFKIQSDELILELPGYRMPRFKHLARHVKTQVGSFLKQAGTLILSMSVLMWALFHFPLGAPIELSYAGKLGHWLEPLITPLGFDWKIGIGLLASFSAREVMVSTLGVIYGLDANWALAYSPLVAVSLLVFFALAMQCTSTLAIMRRETQTWSWPLAQFVFMTSLAWLSSFVIFQTGSALGY, encoded by the coding sequence ATGCGGCGCGTGCTACTCATAGGCAATCCTAATGCCGGTAAAAGTTCATTGTTCGAAGCTTTAACCGGGCAATGCTCTAAAGTTGCTAACCATGCAGGCGTGACGGTCGAAGAACAAGAAGCTGACTGCTATCTGCCGTCAGGTCATCATATTCAATTGGTCGATTTACCTGGGCTGTACAGCCTAAAAGCTTTTTCTGACGAAGAGCGCATTGCATTAAGAGTGCTTCAGGATGTCGATAGCCAAGCGGATTTAATTTTATTTGTTATGGACGCCACTCAGCTGAGGCGTAACCTTTTTTTGCTAACCGAACTGATTGATGCAAATCAGGGTCCTATTTTGGTGGCTTTAACCCAAATGGATGAAGCCCGAAGACTTGGAATCGACATTCAGATAGAGCTTTTAAGCAGGCGACTCGGTGTGCCGATGATCCCCGTGTCTAGCCGCACAGGGGAAGGTATTTCGGCGCTGCAATCGGCTATTGTTTCACCAATTGAACCTCTGCTTGCCAGTGTCGCCTCGCCTGAGTCTCCTAAAATACGTTACGCGGAAATCGATGCTTTGCTTGCAGGCATTGAAAGCAAGAAAGTTGGTCCTAAATGGGAAGCGGACGATTTGCTGCTGCATCCATTTTGGGGATTATTGGTTCTTGCAGGTATTTTTGGAGCGCTCTTTTTGACCCTGTTTGCCTTGGGAAAACCCATGGCTGATTTTTTGCAAAGCACTTTCGACGTATTTGGCAGTGAACTTTTGAGCTCGCTCACGGGGTATCCGCTGCTTGCTTCTTTGTTGGTTGACGGGGTTATCGCCGGGGTTGGCACGCTGGTGGCTTTTGTGCCGCTCATTGCCCTGTTGTTCTTTCTTTTAGGCATTTTGGAAGAAAGTGGCTATTTAGCGCGGGCGACTTTTTTGCTCGATCGGCCAATGTCTAGAGCGGGGCTTTCGGGCAGGGCGTTTGTCCCGATGCTTTCTGGTTTTGCGTGCGCCATCCCGGCCATCATGTCGACGCGCGTGATCCGCTCTAAGAAGAGCCGGTTCATTGCCATGTTTGTCATACCGTTTTTGTCTTGCTCTGCCAGGCTACCTTTGTATGCGCTGTTGATCGCAGCGTTCTTTCCAGCTTGGCAGGGCGCGCTGGTGATGCTCGGGCTTTATGCTCTTGGAGTCGTGGCGGCGTTATTATCCGGTTATTTTTTGAAGCGCTTTTGGTTCAAGATTCAAAGCGACGAGCTGATACTTGAGCTGCCCGGCTATCGCATGCCGCGGTTTAAGCATTTGGCTCGCCATGTTAAAACACAAGTTGGCTCGTTTTTGAAACAAGCTGGCACGCTAATTTTAAGCATGAGCGTTTTAATGTGGGCGCTATTTCACTTTCCTTTGGGTGCACCGATTGAGCTTAGTTACGCTGGTAAACTGGGCCACTGGCTTGAGCCTTTAATCACTCCGTTGGGTTTTGACTGGAAAATCGGCATTGGCCTGCTGGCAAGCTTCAGCGCGCGGGAAGTGATGGTTTCTACTTTAGGGGTTATTTACGGTTTAGATGCGAATTGGGCTTTGGCCTATTCACCTTTGGTCGCCGTATCGTTGCTCGTATTTTTTGCCTTGGCGATGCAATGCACCAGCACGTTGGCAATCATGCGCAGAGAAACCCAAACCTGGAGCTGGCCACTGGCGCAGTTTGTTTTCATGACCTCACTTGCCTGGCTGTCATCATTCGTAATTTTCCAGACTGGGAGCGCGCTTGGGTATTGA
- the mvaD gene encoding diphosphomevalonate decarboxylase, with amino-acid sequence MNPVSAIAHTNIALIKYWGKAQQQNNLPATGSLSLTLDAFYTKTTLSLAESDSLILDGQAESGERFYRVAQFLGHLRLLSGKSFKCAVASENHVPTSAGLASSASGFAALALAGAKFFGLDLDGKALSELARIGSGSAARSIFPGLARMHTAGYAEPVLDAPLDLCLVVVSCSRKQKAIDSREAMNLTAQTSPYYPAWVSTHQADLDGALAAIQAGDFDALGRLVEHSTLKMHASLMAAQPGLWYFEPLSLTVMAAVHSLRQQGLPAYFTLDAGPHVKVLCEQKNAEALQRELSNIVGVSGVTLAGPGPGAYLL; translated from the coding sequence ATGAATCCTGTTAGCGCCATCGCCCATACCAATATTGCGCTCATCAAATATTGGGGCAAAGCGCAGCAGCAGAATAATCTACCAGCGACTGGGTCTTTATCGCTCACACTGGATGCGTTTTACACCAAAACAACTTTGAGCCTGGCAGAATCAGACAGTTTGATTTTAGATGGACAAGCGGAGTCTGGTGAACGATTTTATCGGGTCGCTCAATTTCTTGGTCATCTCCGGCTGCTTTCAGGCAAATCATTTAAATGCGCCGTTGCTTCTGAAAACCATGTGCCAACCAGTGCTGGTCTCGCATCTTCGGCGTCTGGATTCGCAGCTCTTGCGCTGGCTGGGGCGAAGTTTTTTGGCCTGGATTTAGATGGTAAAGCTTTAAGCGAGTTGGCTCGTATTGGATCTGGGTCAGCTGCGCGCAGCATTTTTCCCGGCTTGGCACGCATGCACACGGCAGGTTATGCAGAACCTGTTTTAGACGCGCCGCTGGATTTGTGTTTAGTGGTCGTATCATGCAGTCGTAAACAAAAGGCGATCGATTCCCGGGAGGCCATGAATCTGACAGCACAGACATCGCCTTATTACCCAGCTTGGGTGAGCACGCATCAGGCGGATTTAGATGGTGCTTTGGCGGCAATTCAAGCGGGCGATTTCGACGCGCTGGGCAGGCTGGTCGAGCACTCCACGCTTAAAATGCATGCGAGTCTGATGGCCGCTCAACCAGGTCTATGGTATTTCGAGCCCTTAAGCTTAACAGTCATGGCCGCGGTGCACTCGCTCAGGCAACAAGGCCTTCCGGCTTACTTTACTTTAGATGCGGGGCCGCATGTCAAAGTACTGTGTGAGCAAAAAAATGCAGAAGCTTTACAAAGAGAACTCTCGAATATTGTAGGGGTATCAGGCGTCACCTTGGCAGGGCCAGGCCCCGGAGCCTATTTGCTATGA
- a CDS encoding cation diffusion facilitator family transporter encodes MKKQNNILVAFWLNLVFALVELVGAFFTNSVAIASDAIHDLGDSLSIGISWYLEKFSDRERDIRFSFGYKRFSLLGALINCLILIFGSLFILRETIPRIWQPQAIHTDGMLWLAIIGIAFNGFAAFKLHHGHSINESVLSLHFLEDVLGWVAVLVVAIVMQFWDFPILDPILALLVAAWVIWNASKRLRQTLRIFLQSTPDELDMAAIDRLIQQHPEVTSVHDTRAWSLDGRHHVLSTHLMMAPQLSNAALTDLKCAIRKELGDFGFQHVTLEIENEGDACNEL; translated from the coding sequence TTGAAAAAGCAAAATAATATTCTCGTTGCCTTTTGGCTCAATCTGGTTTTTGCGCTGGTTGAGCTTGTTGGAGCGTTTTTTACCAATAGTGTGGCGATTGCCAGTGACGCCATTCACGATTTGGGCGATAGCCTATCGATTGGCATCTCGTGGTATTTAGAAAAATTCTCTGACCGGGAAAGAGATATTCGGTTTTCGTTCGGCTACAAGCGCTTCTCGCTTCTAGGCGCGCTGATTAACTGTCTGATTTTGATTTTCGGCTCGCTCTTTATTTTAAGAGAGACCATCCCTCGCATTTGGCAACCGCAGGCCATTCATACAGATGGTATGCTTTGGCTGGCGATTATCGGCATCGCATTCAACGGCTTTGCGGCTTTTAAGTTGCACCATGGTCACAGCATTAACGAAAGCGTTCTGTCGCTGCATTTTTTAGAAGATGTTTTGGGTTGGGTTGCTGTGCTGGTGGTGGCCATTGTGATGCAATTTTGGGATTTTCCGATTTTGGATCCGATTTTAGCTTTGCTGGTGGCAGCATGGGTGATTTGGAATGCCAGCAAAAGACTGCGTCAGACGCTCCGTATTTTTCTGCAATCGACACCTGATGAGCTGGATATGGCTGCGATTGATCGTTTGATCCAGCAGCACCCCGAAGTGACCAGTGTGCATGATACGCGCGCATGGTCTTTGGACGGTCGACACCATGTCCTCAGCACGCATTTGATGATGGCCCCCCAATTGTCTAATGCCGCGCTGACTGATTTAAAGTGCGCTATTCGAAAAGAGTTGGGTGATTTCGGCTTTCAGCACGTCACACTTGAGATCGAAAACGAAGGAGACGCGTGCAATGAATTATGA
- a CDS encoding SRPBCC family protein, translating into MNILKKALIAVAVLLVILVAIGFVLPSKVEVKRSIVIAASPAQIQPFVANLKEWSLWAPWNQEMDPTVVYTYSEPSVGTGAHMSWTAEKIGSGVLTLTKAEPAEGIWYDIGFNNDGMITKGSMIYAPSDGGTLVTWTNTSELGGNPVHRYFGLMMDAMLGADFDKGLAKLKLVVENSQVEKAK; encoded by the coding sequence ATGAATATACTCAAAAAAGCACTCATTGCAGTGGCAGTTTTACTGGTGATTTTGGTGGCGATTGGCTTTGTACTGCCTTCCAAAGTGGAAGTTAAAAGAAGCATTGTCATCGCAGCATCGCCCGCTCAGATACAGCCCTTTGTTGCTAATTTAAAGGAATGGAGTCTTTGGGCGCCGTGGAACCAGGAGATGGATCCCACCGTGGTTTACACTTATTCCGAACCTTCAGTCGGCACCGGCGCCCACATGAGCTGGACGGCTGAAAAAATTGGTTCCGGCGTTTTGACCTTAACCAAAGCAGAGCCCGCCGAAGGCATCTGGTACGATATTGGCTTTAACAACGATGGCATGATTACCAAAGGTTCCATGATTTACGCCCCGAGCGACGGCGGTACTTTGGTGACCTGGACTAACACCAGCGAGCTTGGCGGTAACCCGGTGCATCGTTACTTTGGGCTTATGATGGATGCCATGCTGGGAGCCGATTTTGACAAAGGCCTTGCCAAGTTGAAGCTGGTTGTGGAAAACAGTCAGGTTGAAAAAGCAAAATAA
- a CDS encoding acyl-CoA thioesterase: protein MAIKTVENTQVEMTQLVLPQFANSIGTVFGGQILSWMDICAAVSAGRHARMPVVTASIDSVHFIQPIKQGQVVILKAQVNAVFSSSMEVGVIVIAEDPLTGERHKACRAYCTFVALDESGHPKKLPELSSSNPDDMRRAQSAHKRRSVRLESRPHPNEVG from the coding sequence ATGGCAATAAAAACGGTAGAAAATACGCAGGTAGAAATGACGCAGCTGGTCCTGCCACAATTTGCCAACAGCATTGGCACTGTATTCGGCGGCCAAATTTTAAGCTGGATGGACATATGCGCTGCAGTCTCAGCCGGCAGGCACGCGAGAATGCCCGTGGTCACCGCCTCAATCGATAGCGTCCACTTTATTCAGCCCATCAAACAAGGCCAAGTGGTCATTTTGAAAGCACAAGTCAATGCTGTTTTTTCAAGCAGCATGGAAGTTGGTGTCATTGTAATTGCTGAAGATCCGCTCACAGGCGAAAGACATAAAGCATGCAGAGCCTATTGTACCTTTGTTGCTTTGGATGAATCCGGACATCCGAAAAAGCTGCCGGAGCTTAGCTCCAGCAACCCAGACGACATGCGTCGTGCACAATCTGCACACAAACGCAGAAGCGTCAGATTGGAAAGCAGGCCTCATCCGAATGAAGTTGGGTGA